A single region of the Hyalangium ruber genome encodes:
- a CDS encoding S41 family peptidase: MKRMTTMVLALALTAAGSAFSQPQPAEPATAEGSGFREDARSIEKRVNAHYAYLDRLPDGRMPLSAKLRAEAEQVRDKRSLLRFAERALLTLADHHAITGSSFADSWAVVPSYSDLWIEKRGPDFRVEAVRQDSPAERAGIKPGDRLTAIEGVPTARAVEAFWANLGLTSTEERAGFAARVLAAGKRDRPRVLSVQRDASPPRQLTLPNLYTVTRERPLLSATPAGADLLITIHDSLGNEGTIAAFDAAMAQARPDQRVIIDLSETPSGGNTVVARALMGWFVSKPTAYQMHNLPAEERQTGIPRQWIEQVLPRTGKHHAGPLLIRVGRWTGSMGEGLALGFNAIGADVVGDPMAGLLGAIYDHGLSHSGLILKLPTERLMAVDGTPRERFIPKAARAAGDGTPPRR; this comes from the coding sequence ATGAAGCGGATGACGACGATGGTGCTCGCGCTGGCGCTGACCGCGGCGGGCTCGGCCTTTTCGCAGCCCCAGCCCGCCGAGCCCGCCACCGCGGAAGGCAGCGGCTTCCGCGAGGACGCGCGCTCGATCGAGAAGCGGGTCAACGCCCATTACGCCTATCTGGACCGTCTTCCCGACGGGCGGATGCCTCTCTCCGCCAAGCTGCGTGCCGAAGCGGAGCAGGTCCGAGACAAGCGCTCGCTGCTTCGCTTCGCGGAGCGAGCGCTGCTGACCCTCGCCGATCATCACGCCATCACCGGCAGCTCCTTCGCCGACAGCTGGGCGGTCGTCCCAAGCTATTCCGATCTCTGGATCGAGAAGCGCGGACCCGATTTCAGAGTGGAGGCCGTGCGGCAGGACTCACCCGCCGAGCGCGCGGGGATCAAACCGGGAGACCGGTTGACGGCCATCGAGGGTGTTCCGACAGCACGAGCGGTCGAGGCCTTCTGGGCGAACCTCGGCTTGACCTCCACCGAGGAGCGAGCGGGCTTTGCCGCGCGCGTCCTGGCCGCCGGGAAACGGGATCGGCCACGGGTCCTCTCGGTTCAGCGCGACGCGAGCCCACCTCGGCAGCTGACCTTGCCGAACCTCTATACGGTTACCCGCGAGCGCCCTCTCCTCTCCGCCACGCCCGCGGGGGCCGATCTGCTGATCACGATCCATGACTCCCTTGGCAATGAGGGGACCATCGCGGCCTTCGATGCGGCGATGGCGCAAGCGCGGCCGGATCAGCGGGTGATCATCGATCTCAGCGAAACGCCGAGCGGCGGCAACACGGTGGTCGCACGGGCGCTCATGGGCTGGTTCGTATCGAAGCCAACGGCCTATCAGATGCACAACCTCCCTGCCGAGGAGCGGCAGACCGGAATCCCCCGCCAATGGATCGAGCAGGTGCTGCCGAGGACAGGGAAGCACCATGCGGGGCCCCTGCTCATTCGCGTGGGTCGCTGGACCGGCAGCATGGGCGAGGGTCTGGCCCTCGGCTTCAATGCCATCGGAGCGGACGTCGTGGGAGATCCGATGGCAGGGCTGCTGGGCGCCATCTACGATCACGGCCTCAGCCACTCCGGTCTGATCCTGAAACTTCCGACGGAGCGGCTCATGGCGGTGGACGGGACGCCCCGCGAACGCTTCATCCCGAAGGCGGCACGAGCGGCAGGAGACGGGACACCCCCTCGGAGGTGA
- a CDS encoding WD40/YVTN/BNR-like repeat-containing protein, which produces MRPLLFVLLLVPLAGCDLLGSSTSGPADAGQEPDAGPPGWTVPTTFTPELITAAQPQVPTNLAQAPDGTLYSVIEGRIAASSDRGVTWELRGAAPPFQLFVASDGALWSSSATDIARSSDGGRTFTSIALPAGVQRATASVSAVLAADAAWLLWATEPPRLFHSADQGASFTEVILPRTFEYVSVTGSGQRLYLVGDDRFVYRTRDGSSWEPMGEHAGAREPFESAAGTLLLERNDGTTSELLRSTDEGLTFTRGPITQGYLYAQQPGGALVRVGRNGQVDESTDEGTTWAPRVPYTGAFTLTVVAFPDELVATTAQGVVRLGATATAWSYDRVPGLSNRPSVDVTVAGNGRVAVLQSDGPKSTVYVSDDGVQWYRGLTFDGGMRCVAFSPDGERLFVGGTAARFWILDKEGRQIQIESTLNRPTETIHQAQWVPNDPRPVLVVSTANEQDTSGVMMQATPGNGSMGWTEINPMRLESNPQARFTLGYHGFAWTKPTYRGPSAFASYRRWFGTNAWQSGMRVRFSFGLADEWIDADGAPRPLGAAISMSAVGEYGQTLAVLYPNSELYLGGFSNTLQKVTLPAGLPELQSAKFGPDGRLWLATTFGLYRTQESWLPPR; this is translated from the coding sequence ATGCGCCCCCTGCTGTTTGTCCTCCTGCTCGTCCCGCTTGCCGGATGCGATCTGCTGGGTTCCTCGACTTCCGGTCCAGCCGATGCGGGACAGGAGCCCGATGCGGGCCCGCCCGGCTGGACGGTGCCCACCACCTTCACGCCGGAGCTCATCACCGCAGCGCAGCCGCAGGTTCCCACGAACCTCGCGCAGGCCCCGGACGGCACGCTGTACTCGGTCATCGAGGGGAGGATTGCCGCCAGCAGTGATCGCGGAGTCACCTGGGAGCTGCGCGGCGCCGCGCCGCCCTTCCAGCTCTTCGTGGCCTCCGACGGGGCCCTCTGGAGCTCTTCCGCTACGGACATCGCCCGCTCGAGCGATGGCGGGCGCACCTTCACGTCCATCGCGCTGCCGGCGGGGGTCCAGCGGGCCACCGCGAGCGTCAGCGCGGTGCTGGCGGCGGACGCGGCGTGGCTGCTGTGGGCCACCGAGCCGCCCCGCCTGTTCCACTCAGCCGACCAGGGGGCGTCGTTCACCGAAGTCATCCTGCCCCGCACCTTCGAGTACGTGTCGGTGACTGGCAGCGGGCAGCGGCTCTACCTGGTAGGAGACGATCGCTTCGTCTACCGCACCCGTGATGGGAGCAGTTGGGAGCCGATGGGGGAGCACGCTGGCGCCCGCGAGCCCTTCGAGAGCGCCGCCGGCACCCTGCTGCTGGAGCGCAACGACGGCACCACCAGCGAGCTGCTCCGCTCCACCGATGAGGGCCTGACCTTCACCCGCGGCCCGATCACCCAGGGCTACCTCTACGCCCAGCAGCCCGGCGGCGCCCTGGTGCGGGTGGGTCGGAATGGGCAGGTGGACGAGAGCACGGACGAGGGCACCACCTGGGCCCCACGCGTGCCGTACACGGGCGCGTTCACCCTCACGGTGGTGGCCTTCCCCGACGAGCTGGTGGCCACCACCGCCCAGGGGGTCGTCCGGCTGGGCGCCACCGCCACGGCCTGGAGCTACGACCGCGTCCCAGGACTCTCCAACCGCCCATCGGTGGATGTGACCGTGGCGGGCAATGGGCGGGTGGCGGTGCTCCAGAGCGACGGCCCGAAGTCTACCGTCTACGTGAGCGACGACGGCGTGCAGTGGTATCGCGGGCTTACCTTCGACGGGGGGATGCGCTGTGTGGCCTTCAGCCCCGACGGCGAGCGGCTCTTCGTGGGTGGCACGGCGGCTCGGTTCTGGATCCTCGACAAGGAGGGCCGGCAGATCCAGATCGAGAGCACGCTGAACCGCCCCACCGAGACCATCCACCAGGCTCAGTGGGTGCCGAACGATCCTCGGCCCGTGCTCGTGGTGTCCACCGCCAACGAGCAGGACACCTCCGGCGTGATGATGCAGGCCACCCCGGGGAACGGCTCCATGGGCTGGACCGAGATCAACCCCATGCGCCTGGAGTCCAACCCCCAGGCCCGCTTCACCCTCGGCTACCACGGCTTCGCCTGGACCAAGCCCACCTACCGGGGCCCCTCCGCGTTCGCCAGCTACCGGCGCTGGTTCGGCACCAACGCCTGGCAGTCCGGCATGCGGGTGCGCTTCAGCTTCGGCCTCGCCGACGAGTGGATAGACGCCGACGGCGCGCCCCGGCCCCTGGGCGCCGCGATCTCCATGTCCGCCGTGGGGGAGTACGGGCAGACGCTGGCGGTGCTCTACCCGAACAGCGAGCTCTACCTGGGCGGTTTCTCGAACACCCTCCAGAAGGTCACCCTCCCCGCGGGGCTCCCCGAGCTCCAGTCCGCCAAGTTCGGCCCCGATGGACGGCTGTGGCTGGCCACCACCTTCGGCCTGTACCGGACCCAGGAGTCGTGGCTGCCGCCGCGCTAG
- a CDS encoding AAA family ATPase, producing MRIAVSGTHRSGKSTLIEELSDLLPSYVTVDEPYHQLEEEGYAFATPPSVEDFEAQLARSIANLEDDARDVLFDRCPVDFIGYLLAHEDCDAFDVDAWLPRVRRALQKLDLIVLVGIERPDRIALSASEDEELRLAVDEKLKELLLDNPYALDVEVLEVEGALRARAKQVLEHLPDASR from the coding sequence ATGCGAATCGCTGTCTCTGGCACTCACCGCTCGGGAAAGTCCACCCTCATCGAAGAGCTGTCCGACCTCCTCCCCTCCTATGTGACGGTGGATGAGCCGTACCACCAGCTGGAGGAAGAGGGGTACGCGTTCGCGACGCCCCCGTCGGTCGAGGATTTCGAAGCGCAGCTCGCACGGTCCATCGCCAACCTGGAGGATGACGCTCGCGACGTGTTGTTCGACCGGTGTCCGGTGGACTTCATCGGATACCTGTTGGCCCACGAGGACTGTGACGCGTTCGACGTTGACGCGTGGCTCCCGCGCGTACGCAGAGCCCTCCAGAAGCTCGATCTGATCGTGCTGGTCGGGATCGAGCGGCCGGACCGGATCGCGCTCTCCGCCTCGGAGGACGAGGAGCTGCGCCTGGCGGTTGACGAGAAGCTGAAGGAGCTCCTCCTCGATAATCCTTACGCCTTGGACGTGGAGGTGCTCGAGGTCGAAGGTGCGCTGAGAGCGCGTGCGAAGCAGGTTCTCGAGCACCTTCCTGACGCATCCCGGTAA
- a CDS encoding serine/threonine protein kinase — MSFKSVPEAPSLHLLPGTQVGDWRVVERQGQGTYGVVYRAVRVGQEDSGPVALKLAVYPWDPRFAREVGLLSRIRHPSVPLLRGHGHWRHASGAEHPFFVMEWVEGTPLYAWAEHHAASCRLVLRLLAQVARALAATHAANAVHRDVKGANVLVRADGSAVLIDFGAGHFQGAPRLTWQSLPPGTVAYRSPEANLFLLASIRARDAYYPATPADDLFSLGVTAFRLVIGEYLPDIEPYQDAAECWHLLCPDPRPFLERNPRVHPRLREWILRLLSESPEARGTAAELAQALEAAAEHAGPEADLPLRTAQAPQPLPLPREQALAPVPTRATPPPEEAPSGVVPLPKEAGFRTRVLAWRPWLALGMLGILVGALQAVHARLERLAARGQQSSASEVPDAGTAAVGDSAPTAPLASIHVPSKTEAMARDMPPKPLPGQTRPDEKGRCPGRKQVAINGGCWVETLPMAAEECMENGYVYSQGQCYSPALTPPSKPPPTSSPPDSR; from the coding sequence ATGAGCTTCAAGTCCGTCCCGGAGGCCCCTTCCCTCCACCTCCTCCCGGGAACTCAGGTGGGCGACTGGCGCGTGGTGGAGCGACAGGGCCAAGGCACTTACGGAGTCGTCTACCGCGCCGTCCGGGTGGGCCAGGAGGACTCAGGCCCCGTGGCCCTCAAGCTGGCCGTGTACCCGTGGGATCCTCGCTTCGCGCGGGAGGTGGGCCTGCTCTCTCGCATCCGCCACCCGAGCGTCCCGCTCCTGCGGGGCCACGGGCACTGGCGCCACGCTTCCGGAGCGGAGCACCCTTTCTTCGTCATGGAGTGGGTGGAGGGCACTCCGCTCTACGCCTGGGCCGAGCACCATGCCGCCTCCTGCAGGCTGGTGCTCCGACTGCTGGCCCAGGTGGCTCGCGCGCTCGCCGCCACCCACGCCGCCAACGCCGTCCACCGCGATGTCAAAGGCGCCAACGTCCTGGTACGCGCGGATGGCAGCGCCGTGCTCATCGACTTCGGCGCGGGTCACTTCCAGGGAGCCCCCCGCCTCACGTGGCAATCCCTGCCTCCGGGCACGGTCGCCTACCGCTCTCCCGAGGCCAATCTGTTCCTGCTGGCCTCCATCCGGGCCCGCGATGCCTACTACCCGGCCACTCCGGCCGATGACTTGTTCTCCCTGGGCGTGACGGCCTTCCGCCTCGTCATCGGGGAGTACCTCCCGGACATTGAGCCCTATCAGGATGCGGCGGAGTGCTGGCACCTGCTGTGCCCGGATCCGCGGCCCTTCCTGGAGCGCAATCCCCGAGTACACCCACGGCTGCGGGAGTGGATCCTCCGCCTCCTCTCGGAGTCTCCCGAGGCCCGTGGCACGGCAGCGGAGCTCGCCCAGGCGCTGGAAGCCGCCGCGGAGCACGCGGGCCCCGAGGCCGATCTCCCTCTGCGCACCGCGCAAGCACCGCAGCCTTTGCCCTTACCCCGTGAGCAGGCCCTTGCTCCTGTACCCACCCGGGCGACACCGCCGCCAGAGGAGGCACCCTCGGGCGTGGTGCCACTCCCGAAGGAGGCCGGCTTCCGGACCCGTGTCCTGGCGTGGAGACCCTGGCTGGCCCTGGGGATGCTCGGGATCCTCGTGGGGGCCTTGCAGGCAGTGCATGCACGGCTCGAGCGGCTGGCTGCGCGCGGGCAGCAGTCCTCTGCTTCCGAGGTGCCCGATGCGGGCACTGCCGCCGTGGGGGACTCCGCGCCAACCGCTCCCCTGGCCTCCATCCATGTCCCTTCCAAGACGGAGGCCATGGCCCGGGACATGCCTCCCAAGCCTCTTCCTGGGCAGACCCGACCCGACGAGAAGGGCCGCTGTCCCGGTCGCAAGCAGGTGGCCATCAACGGTGGTTGCTGGGTGGAGACCCTCCCGATGGCCGCCGAGGAGTGCATGGAGAACGGCTACGTGTACAGCCAAGGTCAGTGCTACTCCCCTGCCCTCACTCCGCCCAGCAAGCCTCCGCCCACGTCGAGTCCGCCGGACTCCCGCTGA
- a CDS encoding TIR domain-containing protein yields the protein MQERLGLKADEFNMAPAAGLTTKERLEEMLDSAVFAFLIMTPEDEQADQTRRARENVVHEAGLFQGRLGFRRAIIMLEDGCSSFSNIAGLTYIPFPKGNIKAASEEVRQVLERERILSVR from the coding sequence ATCCAAGAGCGGCTTGGGCTCAAGGCGGACGAGTTCAATATGGCGCCTGCCGCTGGCTTGACGACAAAGGAGCGGCTGGAAGAGATGCTCGACTCAGCCGTCTTCGCATTCCTCATCATGACGCCGGAGGATGAACAGGCTGATCAAACGCGGCGAGCCCGTGAGAACGTCGTCCACGAAGCAGGGCTCTTCCAAGGGCGCCTCGGATTCAGGCGTGCGATCATCATGCTGGAGGATGGTTGTTCCAGTTTCTCGAACATCGCCGGGCTTACCTACATCCCCTTTCCGAAGGGGAACATCAAGGCCGCAAGCGAAGAGGTCCGCCAAGTCCTGGAGCGAGAGCGCATTCTCTCAGTGAGGTAG
- a CDS encoding SMI1/KNR4 family protein, translated as MPTPIDSLLEEISRDHFPHPPATPAEIEAFEQRVGWKLDPDLRAFYLHCDGAELLKPRPVSPYRILPLSKIVRARVAIYGEDEDKLGPASVYAVCDVQDGNYIVIDVSQPVNGRYPLFDAWHEAWPDPYYCEKVEDAFSEFLEAALRSRRPAYWLER; from the coding sequence ATGCCGACGCCCATTGACAGCTTGCTTGAAGAGATTTCACGCGATCACTTCCCGCATCCACCCGCCACGCCTGCGGAGATCGAGGCATTCGAGCAGCGCGTAGGCTGGAAGCTGGATCCAGACCTGCGGGCCTTCTATCTGCACTGCGATGGAGCAGAGTTGCTCAAGCCCCGTCCGGTTTCGCCTTATCGGATCCTTCCCTTATCCAAGATCGTACGAGCGCGCGTTGCCATCTACGGAGAGGATGAGGACAAGCTGGGCCCGGCTTCTGTGTACGCCGTGTGCGACGTTCAAGACGGCAACTACATCGTGATCGACGTGAGCCAGCCGGTGAACGGTCGCTATCCCCTCTTCGACGCGTGGCACGAGGCATGGCCGGATCCGTACTACTGCGAGAAGGTCGAAGACGCGTTCTCAGAGTTCTTGGAAGCGGCTTTGCGTTCCCGCCGTCCCGCCTACTGGCTGGAACGGTAA
- a CDS encoding OmpA family protein, translating to MSDTQRLPESLVGYTRLSTVATLLLTSAALAQPAGLPAFELERLQLNPGARDSLVLSTGDLLQRGQYRLGLTAHYEREPLVLLEHGEQSATIISDRVTAHLSGAYAVTDWLELGAQVPVVAQWGPDISALGLSAPRTLALGTPWLQGRAGLLSERGGGPLDLGVHLGAALPLGSSAALTRDQGFVFSPRLGLGKQLGDTWRVGADVGALVRTKTYALSGNTRSPQDELGVEVHGGLNLSAALFGLKEELVVRGALPVARSPSSLEVLLGLRAPLGAGAEVYAMGGPGFGETPGTPRFRVLAGVSFTPEAAPVSRCVEGQPYALAQCPELDADGDGVKNVADRCPSDKGLAQLNGCADTDDDKDGILSLADRCPAQAENTNGYQDDDGCPDDPDTDGDGLADSKDACPRDAEDLDGFEDANGCPDPDNDQDGLADARDACMNEAGPKENRGCPDKDRDGDGLVDRLDNCPDEKGPEKNKGCKEKQLAQIDEGQIRMLESVFFEQNEDVISKRSYKLLDTVAAILQSHPEIQKLRIEGHTDNKGDAAYNLELSQRRAEAVAKYLVGKSVVRERLDPKGFGPAQPIASNDTQEGRAKNRRVEFKIVGDVEGVKTQQGAPTSDTLEK from the coding sequence ATGAGTGACACCCAGCGCCTGCCAGAATCCCTGGTGGGATACACGCGCCTGTCCACTGTTGCCACCCTGCTGCTCACCTCGGCCGCGCTCGCGCAGCCTGCGGGCCTGCCAGCGTTCGAGCTGGAGCGGCTGCAACTCAATCCCGGCGCCCGTGACAGTCTCGTGTTGTCGACGGGCGACCTGCTGCAGCGGGGCCAGTACCGCCTCGGCCTCACCGCGCATTATGAGCGCGAGCCGCTCGTGCTCCTCGAGCACGGCGAGCAGAGCGCCACCATCATCTCCGACCGCGTAACGGCGCACCTGAGCGGCGCCTACGCCGTCACCGACTGGCTCGAGCTGGGCGCGCAGGTGCCCGTGGTGGCCCAATGGGGCCCGGACATCTCGGCGCTGGGCCTGTCCGCGCCCCGTACCCTGGCACTCGGCACCCCCTGGCTGCAGGGACGCGCCGGCCTCCTCTCCGAACGGGGGGGTGGACCGCTCGACCTGGGCGTGCACCTCGGCGCGGCGCTGCCCCTGGGCAGCTCGGCGGCCCTCACCCGGGATCAGGGCTTCGTCTTCTCCCCTCGCCTGGGCCTCGGCAAGCAGCTCGGAGACACCTGGCGCGTGGGCGCTGATGTGGGCGCGCTCGTCCGCACCAAGACGTACGCGCTCTCCGGCAACACGCGGAGCCCCCAGGACGAGCTGGGCGTGGAGGTGCATGGCGGCCTCAACCTCTCCGCCGCCCTGTTCGGCCTCAAGGAGGAGCTGGTGGTGCGCGGCGCGCTGCCCGTGGCGCGCTCGCCCTCCTCCCTGGAAGTGCTGCTCGGCCTGCGTGCCCCCCTGGGCGCTGGAGCCGAGGTGTACGCCATGGGCGGCCCCGGCTTCGGAGAGACTCCCGGCACTCCGCGGTTCCGCGTGCTCGCGGGCGTCTCGTTCACCCCCGAGGCCGCTCCCGTGAGCCGGTGCGTGGAGGGCCAGCCCTACGCCCTGGCCCAGTGCCCGGAGCTCGACGCGGATGGCGACGGCGTGAAGAACGTGGCCGACCGCTGCCCGTCCGACAAGGGACTCGCCCAGCTCAACGGCTGCGCCGACACCGATGACGACAAGGACGGCATCCTCAGCCTGGCTGACCGCTGCCCCGCGCAGGCGGAGAACACCAACGGCTATCAGGACGACGACGGCTGCCCAGATGATCCGGATACGGATGGGGATGGCCTCGCCGACTCGAAGGACGCGTGCCCGCGCGACGCGGAGGACCTGGACGGCTTCGAGGACGCCAACGGCTGCCCGGATCCGGACAACGACCAGGACGGCCTCGCCGACGCACGCGACGCCTGCATGAACGAGGCGGGCCCGAAGGAGAACCGCGGCTGCCCCGACAAGGATCGCGATGGGGACGGCCTCGTCGACCGGCTCGACAACTGCCCCGACGAGAAGGGCCCCGAGAAGAACAAGGGCTGCAAGGAGAAGCAGTTGGCGCAGATCGACGAGGGGCAGATCCGCATGCTCGAGTCCGTCTTCTTCGAGCAGAACGAGGACGTCATCAGCAAGCGCAGCTACAAGCTGCTCGACACGGTGGCGGCCATCCTCCAGTCGCACCCGGAGATCCAGAAGCTGCGCATCGAGGGCCACACCGACAACAAGGGCGATGCCGCGTACAACCTGGAGTTGTCGCAGCGCCGTGCCGAGGCGGTGGCGAAGTACCTCGTGGGCAAGAGCGTGGTGCGCGAGCGCCTGGACCCCAAGGGCTTCGGTCCGGCCCAGCCCATCGCCAGCAACGACACCCAGGAAGGCCGCGCGAAGAACCGCCGCGTGGAGTTCAAGATCGTTGGAGACGTCGAGGGCGTGAAGACGCAGCAGGGCGCGCCCACCTCCGATACCCTCGAGAAGTGA